In Scylla paramamosain isolate STU-SP2022 chromosome 19, ASM3559412v1, whole genome shotgun sequence, a single genomic region encodes these proteins:
- the LOC135110067 gene encoding protein PFC0760c-like isoform X2: MACGRVLWAAMVLTWVFLLTGKGLTVALPDHFYYGRPTVHEQDLHSPDGGAEVAEHSTTKRPRSNNQDLGDQTSYYSNIGGQDGSGVPEATAELSFPWYDVASAAALREEPATSRVLRRQERGNKDSDEDDDSGGDDDDDDSKGDDDDDDDHDDDNGDDDDDDGGHNGDDGDDDDGGNGNGNGGNNDYGYYNFGNNNDDYFGFPARPQRPRPRPPPRRPQQPFFPSSRPRPRPRPPQRPHAYNPNNNFIHQTLYRGK; this comes from the exons ATGGCGTGTGGCCGCGTGCTGTGGGCTGCCATGGTGTtg ACGTGGGTGTTCCTGTTGACTGGGAAAGGCTTGACAGTGGCGCTACCTGACCACTTTTACTACGGGAGGCCCACGGTGCACGAGCAAGACCTCCACAGCCCTGACGGAGGAGCAGAAGTAGCGGAACACTCCACTACAAAGCGACCCAGGTCCAATAATCAGGATTTGGGTGACCAG acAAGTTACTACAGCAACATCGGCGGGCAAGACGGGAGTGGGGTTCCAGAAGCCACGGCAGAACTATCG TTCCCGTGGTATGACGTGGCCAGCGCTGCCGCCCTCAGAGAAGAGCCCGCGACCTCCCGAGTGTTGAGACGCCAAGAACGTGGCAACAAAGatagtgatgaagatgatgatagcg gaggcgacgacgatgacgatgatagcAAAggagacgatgatgatgatgatgaccacgATGATGAcaacggtgatgatgatgacgatgatggtggaCACAATGGCGACGACggcgatgatgacgatggtggtaatggtaatggtaacgGAGGTAATAATGACTACGGGTACTACAACTTCggcaacaacaatgatgactACTTCGGCTTCCCAGCTCGTCCTCAACGCCCACGGCCGCGCCCACCACCACGTCGCCCTCAGcagcccttcttcccttcatcacgcccacgcccacgcccacgccctccACAGCGCCCTCACGCCTACAACCCCAACAATAACTTCATCCACCAAACTCTGTACAGAGGGAAATAG
- the LOC135109736 gene encoding glutamic acid-rich protein-like isoform X2, producing the protein MNFYNPLLVVCVVVAVVAKVTTAAYIPTASEEQDVIHRLSTFKSSQSQLVRGPDGTYRFSFSHPQQERTEQREKNGKVIGSYAVVDPVGEEVSVNYEADHEGFRAESDALPQAPENTPDVAEAREEFLRYYERTVKFLEALNKNKDEDYSYESYEDSDSDSDESGESSSEEDSDESDEDEEEDEDEDEDEEEEEEDEEEEEDEEEEEEEEEEEEEEEEEAEEEEEEDEGNNYDYLYMNEEEEGEEGEGDEANNEDYYYYDEENEEGEEQEEEEEEEEEEEEEEEGRRTNYILRSPYDYKYADFSKRMARSGSLFPRFVQFPYGSQTQ; encoded by the exons ATGAACTTCTACAACCCTCTATTGGTG GTgtgcgtggtggtggcagtggtggcgaaAGTGACCACGGCTGCTTACATTCCTACCGCCTCGGAGGAGCAGGACGTCATACACAGACTCTCCACCTTCAAGAGTTCGCAGAGCCAGTTAGTTCGAGGCCCCGATGGTACCTACCGTTTTTCCTTCTCGCATCCCCAGCAGGAGAGGACAGAGCAGCGGGAGAAGAACGGGAAG GTGATCGGCTCTTACGCCGTCGTGGACCCTGTTGGCGAGGAAGTGTCGGTCAATTACGAAGCCGACCATGAAGGGTTCCGCGCAGAGAGTGACGCCCTTCCCCAG GCGCCAGAGAACACTCCTGATGTGGCTGAAGCACGCGAGGAATTCCTGAGGTACTACGAGAGGACCGTGAAGTTCCTTGAGGCTCTGAATAAGAACAAGGATGAGGACTACAGCTACGAGAGTTACGAGGACAGCGACAGCGATAGCGATGAAAGTGGGGAGTCGAGCTCTGAGGAAGACAGTGACGAgagtgatgaggatgaggaggaagatgaagatgaggatgaggatgaggaggaggaggaggaagatgaggaagaggaggaagatgaggaagaggaggaagaggaggaggaagaagaagaggaggaggaggaagaggctgaagaagaggaagaagaagatgagggcAACAACTATGACTATCTCTatatgaatgaagaggaagaaggagaggaaggagagggagatgaggcgAACAATGAAgattactactattatgatgaagaaaacgaggaaggggaggaacaagaggaagaggaggaggaggaagaggaagaggaggaggaggaggaagggaggagaaccAACTACATTCTTAGATCGCCATATGATTACAAATACGCTGACTTCAGCAAGAGAATGGCACGCAGTGGTTCTCTCTTCCCTCGGTTCGTTCAGTTTCCTTACGGTTCCCAAACCCAGTAA
- the LOC135109736 gene encoding uncharacterized protein LOC135109736 isoform X1, with amino-acid sequence MNFYNPLLVVCVVVAVVAKVTTAAYIPTASEEQDVIHRLSTFKSSQSQLVRGPDGTYRFSFSHPQQERTEQREKNGKVIGSYAVVDPVGEEVSVNYEADHEGFRAESDALPQVWVAAVAGWCCSTAASQTLYEGPLLSTFKEITQRESRGPLGSYQFSFSLPQQERFEHRDEQGKVTGTYTFVDKIGNEVSVNYDADHSGFRARSDSLPQPPQDTPDVAKAKEEFLRHYQRTAQLLKVFDEEESSESSEEDDDDESESDEDSSSSEEGEDSDEDEEDDDEEEEDEEEEEEDKGQEEEEDEDEESVRGQGNNERGREDEEEKDEETENEQLSETRLLFERILPAQLNIPLNPTQRTDKVVTFNPSLLRQPRFNSNRQIFSPGQNSFP; translated from the exons ATGAACTTCTACAACCCTCTATTGGTG GTgtgcgtggtggtggcagtggtggcgaaAGTGACCACGGCTGCTTACATTCCTACCGCCTCGGAGGAGCAGGACGTCATACACAGACTCTCCACCTTCAAGAGTTCGCAGAGCCAGTTAGTTCGAGGCCCCGATGGTACCTACCGTTTTTCCTTCTCGCATCCCCAGCAGGAGAGGACAGAGCAGCGGGAGAAGAACGGGAAG GTGATCGGCTCTTACGCCGTCGTGGACCCTGTTGGCGAGGAAGTGTCGGTCAATTACGAAGCCGACCATGAAGGGTTCCGCGCAGAGAGTGACGCCCTTCCCCAG gtgtgggtggcggcggtggcgggcTGGTGTTGCTCCACAGCAGCCAGCCAGACTCTCTACGAAGGCCCACTGCTCTCCACCTTCAAAGAGATAACACAGAGGGAATCTCGGGGCCCGCTGGGCTCATACcagttctccttctccctcccgcaGCAGGAGAGATTCGAACATAGGGACGAACAGGGAAAG GTGACCGGCACGTACACTTTCGTGGATAAGATCGGGAATGAAGTGTCCGTGAATTACGACGCTGATCATTCTGGGTTCCGCGCCAGGAGTGATTCCCTTCCGCAG CCGCCGCAGGACACCCCAGACGTGGCCAAGGCAAAAGAGGAATTCCTGAGACACTACCAGCGAACAGCGCAGCTCCTGAAGGTGTTTGACGAGGAGGAGTCTTCTGAGTCTTCTGAGGAGGACGATGATGACGAGAGTGAAAGTGACGAGGATAGCAGTAGCTCGGAGGAAGGCGAGGACagtgacgaggacgaggaggatgatgatgaagaggaagaggatgaggaagaggaagaagaggacaaagggcaagaggaagaggaagacgaggatgaggaaagtgtgagaggacaaggaaataacgaaagaggaagggaggatgaagaggagaaagatgaggagacgGAGAATGAGCAGCTAAGTGAGACCAGGCTGTTGTTTGAAAGGATCTTACCTGCGCAGCTGAATATTCCTTTGAATCCCACGCAAAGGACGGATAAGGTAGTAACATTCAACCCGTCTCTCCTCCGCCAGCCAAGATTTAACTCGAACAGGCAAATTTTCTCACCTGGTCAAAATTCCTTTCCTTGA
- the LOC135110067 gene encoding clumping factor A-like isoform X1 has protein sequence MACGRVLWAAMVLTWVFLLTGKGLTVALPDHFYYGRPTVHEQDLHSPDGGAEVAEHSTTKRPRSNNQDLGDQTSYYSNIGGQDGSGVPEATAELSFPWYDVASAAALREEPATSRVLRRQERGNKDSDEDDDSGSDDDSDDDSDDSDDSDDSGGDSSSDSSFGSDDDDDDSGGDDDDDDSKGDDDDDDDHDDDNGDDDDDDGGHNGDDGDDDDGGNGNGNGGNNDYGYYNFGNNNDDYFGFPARPQRPRPRPPPRRPQQPFFPSSRPRPRPRPPQRPHAYNPNNNFIHQTLYRGK, from the exons ATGGCGTGTGGCCGCGTGCTGTGGGCTGCCATGGTGTtg ACGTGGGTGTTCCTGTTGACTGGGAAAGGCTTGACAGTGGCGCTACCTGACCACTTTTACTACGGGAGGCCCACGGTGCACGAGCAAGACCTCCACAGCCCTGACGGAGGAGCAGAAGTAGCGGAACACTCCACTACAAAGCGACCCAGGTCCAATAATCAGGATTTGGGTGACCAG acAAGTTACTACAGCAACATCGGCGGGCAAGACGGGAGTGGGGTTCCAGAAGCCACGGCAGAACTATCG TTCCCGTGGTATGACGTGGCCAGCGCTGCCGCCCTCAGAGAAGAGCCCGCGACCTCCCGAGTGTTGAGACGCCAAGAACGTGGCAACAAAGatagtgatgaagatgatgatagcggtagtgatgatgatagtgatgatgatagtgatgatagtgatgatagtgatgatagtggtggtgatagcagtagtgacagtagttttgggagtgatgatgatgatgatgattcaggaggcgacgacgatgacgatgatagcAAAggagacgatgatgatgatgatgaccacgATGATGAcaacggtgatgatgatgacgatgatggtggaCACAATGGCGACGACggcgatgatgacgatggtggtaatggtaatggtaacgGAGGTAATAATGACTACGGGTACTACAACTTCggcaacaacaatgatgactACTTCGGCTTCCCAGCTCGTCCTCAACGCCCACGGCCGCGCCCACCACCACGTCGCCCTCAGcagcccttcttcccttcatcacgcccacgcccacgcccacgccctccACAGCGCCCTCACGCCTACAACCCCAACAATAACTTCATCCACCAAACTCTGTACAGAGGGAAATAG